Proteins encoded by one window of bacterium:
- a CDS encoding DUF488 domain-containing protein → MLYSVGHSNQTLEAFVALLHRHQIELLVDVRTSPRSGFVPQFDKVVLENKLPGFKIRYRYMGDVLGGRPDGAEYYDADGRVLYYKLARASFFVTGLDTLTMQAEKERTVIMCSEEDPSVCHRHLLIGHVLYEQQIDLQHIRGNGLIEPYSGLASKEESAHPERHQEDLFGNARELEWKSIRSVLRGSQPPSSSDF, encoded by the coding sequence ATGTTGTACTCCGTGGGACATTCGAACCAGACGCTGGAAGCGTTTGTTGCGCTGCTGCATCGGCACCAGATCGAGCTGTTGGTCGATGTACGTACTTCTCCGCGCTCCGGTTTTGTGCCGCAGTTCGACAAGGTGGTGCTTGAGAACAAGTTGCCCGGCTTCAAGATTCGCTATCGCTACATGGGAGATGTTTTGGGAGGGCGTCCGGATGGTGCGGAGTATTACGATGCCGATGGACGCGTGCTTTACTACAAACTTGCCCGCGCCAGTTTCTTCGTCACCGGCCTGGATACGCTGACGATGCAGGCCGAAAAGGAACGCACGGTGATCATGTGCAGCGAGGAGGATCCCTCGGTTTGTCACCGTCATTTGCTGATCGGCCATGTTTTGTATGAGCAACAAATCGACTTACAGCATATTCGGGGGAACGGGCTGATTGAGCCGTACAGTGGGCTGGCTTCGAAAGAGGAATCGGCTCATCCGGAGCGACATCAGGAAGATCTGTTCGGGAATGCGAGGGAGCTTGAATGGAAATCTATACGATCGGTTTTGCGGGGAAGTCAGCCGCCGAGTTCTTCGGACTTCTGA
- a CDS encoding thioredoxin domain-containing protein, which yields MTAGSPHTNHLINESSPYLLSHAHNPVNWYPWGDEAIERAKSEDKPIFLSIGYAACHWCHVMERESFENEAIANLLNEKFICIKVDREQRPDIDHIYMTFTQAMTGHGGWPMSVFLTSSLRPFFAGTYFPPDNQGGRPGFLHIITELASAYAESKAQVVESADAIYDEIYRHVNMTGDRTRLDEGMLTAAVGYLMQNFDHAHGGIGAAPKFPHPLEMSLFLRFSRRSGDLTFMLAAEKALASMARGGIYDQIGGGFARYSTDAFWLVPHFEKMLYDNALLVPTYVEAYQVSENELYRDTVRGTLDFILRELTDPSGGFYSALDADSEGVEGKYYVWSIAELKEILGEDADTVIQYYNATTIGNFEGENILHVTLQSDRMEVSVGEEKLREILARAKERLFEARSRRVRPLTDDKILTSWNGLAVTALCRGYQVTGERRYLEAAIRNAEFVQRELFRDGALTHAYRQAVHSSGEFLEDYAYYIRGLIDLYESDNSGDNNRWLQFALILAEKAGQFMDADGAFYLRPDNQPDLIFRPKEETDGSMPAPGSVMLLNLLKLHRLTERKEMQEMAERGLRFLSGLLARYPSGMTSALFAVDFQLSRKIEIVIVGEGEVRDGMLAEAYKRFMPNRVIAFASHAQAEGPLFEGRKSSDGATRGYVCIDSVCSLPALTVEDFVKRLGEI from the coding sequence ATGACCGCCGGATCTCCACATACCAATCATTTGATCAACGAAAGCTCACCCTATTTGCTGAGCCATGCGCACAATCCGGTCAACTGGTATCCGTGGGGGGATGAAGCGATCGAGCGGGCAAAGTCCGAAGATAAGCCGATTTTTCTGTCTATTGGGTATGCGGCCTGCCACTGGTGTCATGTGATGGAGCGAGAGTCATTTGAGAATGAAGCGATCGCCAATCTTCTCAACGAAAAGTTCATCTGTATCAAAGTTGACCGCGAGCAACGCCCGGATATTGACCACATCTATATGACCTTTACGCAGGCGATGACCGGCCATGGTGGCTGGCCGATGTCGGTTTTTCTGACATCGAGCCTGAGGCCGTTTTTTGCGGGGACCTATTTTCCGCCGGACAATCAAGGGGGGCGGCCCGGATTTCTGCATATCATCACCGAATTGGCGAGTGCATATGCGGAAAGCAAGGCGCAGGTAGTTGAGTCGGCCGATGCGATCTACGATGAGATCTACCGGCATGTCAATATGACCGGCGACCGGACGCGGCTGGATGAAGGGATGCTGACGGCGGCGGTGGGCTATTTGATGCAGAATTTCGATCATGCGCATGGCGGAATCGGGGCGGCACCGAAATTCCCGCATCCGCTGGAGATGTCGCTATTCCTTCGTTTCAGCAGGCGGTCGGGGGATCTGACGTTTATGCTGGCGGCCGAAAAGGCGCTGGCGTCAATGGCCCGCGGCGGCATATACGATCAGATCGGTGGCGGCTTCGCCCGCTACTCAACCGACGCATTCTGGCTGGTGCCGCACTTTGAGAAGATGCTGTATGATAATGCGCTGCTCGTACCGACCTACGTCGAAGCGTACCAGGTCTCCGAAAATGAGCTTTATCGCGATACGGTACGCGGTACACTCGACTTTATCCTGAGGGAATTAACGGATCCATCCGGCGGTTTTTATTCCGCGCTGGATGCCGACTCCGAGGGAGTCGAAGGGAAATATTATGTCTGGTCGATAGCCGAGCTAAAAGAGATTCTCGGTGAAGATGCCGACACGGTGATCCAATACTACAATGCGACGACGATTGGGAATTTCGAGGGGGAGAATATCCTGCATGTTACGTTGCAGTCGGATCGGATGGAGGTCTCTGTCGGCGAAGAGAAGTTAAGAGAGATTCTGGCGCGTGCCAAAGAGAGATTGTTCGAGGCCCGCAGTAGACGTGTCCGTCCCTTGACCGATGACAAGATCCTGACCTCGTGGAATGGGCTGGCTGTCACCGCACTCTGCAGAGGGTATCAGGTGACCGGTGAGCGGCGCTATCTCGAGGCGGCGATCCGCAATGCCGAATTTGTACAGCGCGAGCTGTTCCGCGACGGTGCCTTAACGCATGCGTATCGTCAAGCAGTTCATTCAAGCGGTGAATTTCTCGAGGACTACGCATACTATATCCGCGGATTGATCGACCTGTATGAGTCCGACAACAGCGGCGACAACAACCGATGGCTCCAGTTTGCCCTGATCCTGGCAGAGAAGGCAGGACAGTTTATGGATGCAGACGGAGCATTCTATCTCCGACCGGATAACCAGCCAGATCTGATCTTCAGACCCAAAGAAGAGACGGATGGTTCCATGCCGGCGCCCGGGTCGGTGATGCTGTTGAACCTGCTCAAACTGCACCGTCTGACCGAACGGAAAGAGATGCAGGAGATGGCGGAGCGTGGCTTGCGCTTTCTTTCCGGTCTATTGGCGCGGTATCCAAGCGGCATGACCTCCGCGCTGTTTGCGGTTGATTTCCAGCTTTCGCGCAAGATCGAGATAGTGATCGTGGGCGAGGGAGAAGTGCGCGATGGAATGCTGGCGGAGGCATACAAGCGGTTTATGCCCAATCGAGTGATCGCGTTCGCTTCGCATGCGCAGGCAGAGGGCCCGTTGTTTGAAGGCAGGAAATCCTCCGATGGCGCCACGCGCGGCTATGTCTGTATTGATTCAGTCTGTTCGCTCCCAGCGTTAACAGTCGAGGATTTTGTGAAGAGATTGGGCGAGATATAG
- a CDS encoding DUF488 domain-containing protein, protein MEIYTIGFAGKSAAEFFGLLKSAGIRRLIDIRLNNSSQLAGFTKVDNLPYFLKELCDIDYVHEPLLAPTKEILDSYKHGEIEWAQFEQKYQELLVERRVAEVLDKALFSSRAVMLCSESTADQCHRRLVAEYLSEHWGDIQINHL, encoded by the coding sequence ATGGAAATCTATACGATCGGTTTTGCGGGGAAGTCAGCCGCCGAGTTCTTCGGACTTCTGAAGTCGGCAGGCATTCGACGGTTGATCGATATCCGGTTGAACAATAGTTCGCAATTAGCCGGATTCACCAAGGTTGACAATCTACCGTATTTTCTCAAAGAGCTTTGCGATATCGATTATGTGCATGAGCCTTTGCTCGCTCCCACCAAAGAAATCCTCGACAGCTATAAACATGGCGAGATCGAGTGGGCTCAGTTTGAGCAAAAGTACCAGGAACTTCTGGTGGAGCGACGAGTCGCGGAGGTTCTGGACAAAGCGTTGTTTTCGAGTCGCGCTGTGATGCTATGCAGCGAATCGACGGCCGACCAGTGTCACCGCCGTTTAGTGGCGGAATACCTGTCGGAACATTGGGGAGACATTCAGATCAATCATCTATAG
- a CDS encoding MFS transporter yields the protein MPERLPEVSPSFARRAIDFFALKQGMVALLSMVILVGMGEKMAERFLPIYILALGGGAIAIGLLNGLDNLLSALYSFPGGYLSDRFGTKRALLIFNLMAMAGFLVVILVPSVYAVIGGSILFLSWTAISLPATMGLVAKLLPKSKRTMGVSVHSLVRRIPMALGPVVGGLFIAGWGESTGVRLAFCAALLMAIIAAVIQQILIQDDASGADKGNGNAEKNPLKMFRLMSPQLKHLLVADILIRFAEQIPYAFVVVWAMKEVIHPVSALEFGLLTTIEMVVAVLCYIPVAYWADKTSKKPFVVMTFINFTLFPLVLLFSQSFWMLVVAFVVRGLKEFGEPTRKAMIMDLAPEGREAAMFGLYYLIRDSIVSIAAFGGAFLWLISPSTNFMVAFICGAIGTIWFAWKGQEGGEASTADLASTAQVLRPALNGQRISALRAFMPGDPRQRHRPEP from the coding sequence ATGCCGGAACGACTCCCTGAAGTATCCCCATCTTTCGCGCGGCGCGCGATCGACTTTTTCGCGCTCAAGCAAGGGATGGTAGCGCTTCTCTCCATGGTGATTCTGGTCGGCATGGGAGAGAAAATGGCGGAGCGGTTTCTGCCGATCTATATCCTGGCGCTGGGTGGCGGTGCAATTGCGATCGGTCTGCTCAATGGCCTCGACAATCTTCTCTCCGCACTCTACTCCTTCCCTGGCGGCTATCTCTCGGATCGTTTCGGCACTAAACGCGCGCTGCTGATTTTCAACCTGATGGCGATGGCCGGCTTTCTGGTGGTCATTCTGGTTCCATCGGTTTACGCGGTGATCGGCGGCTCGATCCTTTTTCTCTCCTGGACAGCCATCTCGCTCCCTGCCACTATGGGGCTGGTCGCCAAACTGCTTCCGAAATCAAAACGGACAATGGGCGTTTCGGTCCACTCGCTGGTTCGACGGATCCCCATGGCACTCGGCCCGGTGGTCGGCGGTCTCTTTATCGCCGGATGGGGAGAATCAACCGGCGTGCGACTCGCCTTCTGCGCTGCGCTGCTGATGGCGATCATCGCCGCAGTGATCCAGCAGATCCTGATTCAGGATGACGCATCTGGCGCCGACAAAGGCAACGGGAATGCGGAGAAAAATCCGCTCAAGATGTTCCGATTGATGTCGCCGCAGTTGAAGCACCTACTCGTCGCCGATATCCTGATCCGTTTTGCCGAACAGATCCCATACGCTTTTGTCGTAGTCTGGGCGATGAAAGAAGTGATTCACCCGGTCAGCGCGCTCGAGTTTGGGCTGTTGACCACTATCGAGATGGTGGTTGCGGTCCTCTGCTATATTCCGGTCGCCTACTGGGCGGACAAAACGAGCAAGAAGCCGTTTGTGGTGATGACGTTTATCAATTTCACGTTGTTCCCGCTGGTGCTTTTGTTCTCGCAATCTTTCTGGATGCTGGTTGTCGCGTTTGTCGTGCGTGGACTGAAGGAGTTTGGGGAGCCGACCCGCAAAGCGATGATCATGGATCTTGCGCCGGAGGGTCGCGAGGCCGCGATGTTCGGGCTGTACTATCTTATCCGCGACTCGATCGTCTCGATCGCAGCCTTCGGCGGAGCGTTTTTGTGGCTGATCTCCCCGTCGACGAATTTCATGGTCGCTTTCATCTGCGGGGCAATAGGGACGATTTGGTTTGCCTGGAAGGGGCAGGAGGGGGGTGAGGCAAGTACCGCCGACCTCGCGAGCACCGCCCAAGTCTTAAGGCCAGCTCTCAATGGGCAAAGAATCTCCGCCCTTCGAGCTTTTATGCCAGGGGATCCGCGACAACGACACCGCCCGGAGCCCTAG
- a CDS encoding class I SAM-dependent methyltransferase, with protein sequence MDFENVYQDAQRAEAYARLEFPGTYYLAYRDLPTLFATHVSGKRALDFGCGTGRSTRFLKGLGFETIGVDISADMLKLAQTKDRSGKYLLVNDSPLELLAGYHFDLILAAFTFDNVPTLEKKFNLFTQLASILADDGRIINLVSAPEIYTHEWASFTTKEFPENRFAKLGDRVKIVMTDVEDRRPVEDVLWTDEGYRDIYEQASLEVIDLHQPLAHETEPFKWVNETRLSPWSIYVLGKV encoded by the coding sequence ATGGATTTCGAGAATGTATATCAGGATGCGCAGCGCGCCGAAGCATACGCGCGACTGGAGTTTCCCGGCACCTATTATCTGGCATACCGGGATCTCCCGACACTTTTTGCCACGCATGTGAGCGGGAAACGGGCACTTGATTTTGGATGTGGGACCGGTCGCTCCACCCGTTTTCTTAAGGGGCTCGGCTTTGAGACGATCGGCGTTGATATTTCGGCCGACATGCTCAAGCTTGCGCAAACAAAGGATCGCTCCGGCAAATATCTGTTGGTGAATGATTCTCCTCTTGAGCTCCTTGCCGGATACCATTTCGATCTGATCCTGGCCGCGTTTACATTCGACAATGTCCCGACACTAGAGAAGAAATTCAATCTCTTTACTCAGCTAGCCTCGATTTTGGCCGACGATGGCCGAATCATAAATCTGGTTTCCGCACCGGAGATTTACACCCATGAGTGGGCATCCTTCACCACCAAGGAATTTCCGGAGAACAGGTTTGCCAAGCTGGGAGATCGGGTGAAGATCGTCATGACCGATGTCGAGGACCGTCGACCGGTCGAAGATGTTCTCTGGACGGATGAAGGGTACCGTGATATCTACGAGCAGGCCTCACTTGAAGTGATCGACCTGCACCAGCCGCTGGCGCACGAGACCGAACCATTCAAGTGGGTGAATGAAACGCGCCTCTCCCCCTGGTCGATCTATGTGCTGGGAAAAGTCTAA
- a CDS encoding sugar transferase, translated as MTNRVNALSRIEQTNHSSRTATLSPPGEVDNFSNPLGEPLRQTVRVEQSNERSTQTPLISMADQPKRRAKNDFRQLWLLLCGETGAIVVSLVSLAAAVNLVSVSGGWLLEAMVSLIGIRFVIAFRKQYRSVLKTRLLRTHVKAMIVEEVGISLIFIAACFAMEWPIGRVAAGLFVTINLAGQAGLFLTTQVVSRWITRLRKTEKPLRYERHAVIAGTGPRAFKVADAIMHAPELGTHLLGFLDYHKTGFWRYHDAPLIGHPDCLERVIIDGQVDALFLALEPDDIPRSAELFQVAERTGVEIYLMPDIYQPTLARPGLAHLNGFSTLVYRTTSERKISLLGKALVDRIGAMIGIILASPIMLAVAIAIKLDSAGPILFKQERSGLNGRRFPLYKFRTMCTDAEKRKADLAAQNEMSGPVFKIKADPRITHFGKFLRKYSIDELPQLFNILAGDMSLVGPRPPLPAEVSKFQGWQRRKLSVKPGLTCLWQVNGRNAIDFEDWMRLDLEYIDNWSLMLDAKILLKTVPTVLKGSGH; from the coding sequence ATGACTAATCGTGTCAACGCACTGTCGCGGATAGAGCAGACGAATCATTCCAGCCGGACGGCTACGCTTTCGCCGCCCGGCGAAGTCGACAATTTTTCCAACCCTCTCGGCGAACCATTGCGCCAGACGGTCAGAGTTGAGCAATCTAATGAGCGCTCAACACAGACCCCCCTGATATCAATGGCCGACCAACCGAAACGGCGAGCCAAGAACGATTTTCGTCAGCTCTGGTTGCTGCTGTGCGGCGAAACCGGAGCGATCGTTGTCTCCCTGGTATCGCTGGCCGCTGCTGTTAATCTGGTATCGGTGTCGGGAGGGTGGCTACTCGAAGCGATGGTCTCGCTGATCGGGATACGGTTTGTGATCGCATTCCGTAAGCAGTATCGCTCAGTACTGAAAACTCGATTGCTGCGGACTCATGTCAAAGCGATGATCGTCGAAGAGGTCGGTATCTCGCTGATCTTTATAGCCGCCTGTTTTGCCATGGAATGGCCGATCGGGCGAGTTGCCGCTGGTCTTTTTGTCACAATTAACCTGGCCGGTCAGGCCGGGCTGTTCCTGACCACTCAGGTTGTCTCTCGTTGGATCACGAGACTTAGAAAAACTGAAAAGCCCTTACGGTACGAGCGTCACGCGGTGATCGCCGGTACCGGACCCAGGGCATTCAAGGTGGCCGATGCCATCATGCATGCGCCGGAACTCGGCACGCATCTGCTGGGTTTTCTCGACTATCACAAAACCGGATTCTGGCGTTACCATGATGCCCCCCTTATCGGCCATCCTGACTGCCTTGAGCGAGTCATAATCGATGGACAGGTGGATGCGCTGTTTCTCGCGCTGGAGCCCGATGATATCCCTCGGTCGGCCGAATTGTTTCAGGTTGCTGAACGGACGGGTGTCGAGATCTACCTGATGCCTGACATCTATCAACCGACCCTGGCTCGCCCGGGTCTGGCCCATTTGAACGGCTTCTCAACACTGGTTTACCGGACGACCTCGGAACGGAAGATCTCCCTGTTGGGCAAAGCGCTGGTCGACCGGATCGGAGCGATGATCGGGATCATTCTCGCCTCTCCCATCATGCTGGCAGTGGCAATTGCGATCAAGCTGGATTCTGCCGGTCCGATCCTGTTCAAGCAGGAACGTTCTGGATTAAACGGCCGGAGATTCCCGCTCTACAAATTCCGGACCATGTGTACCGATGCAGAAAAACGAAAGGCCGATCTGGCCGCGCAGAATGAGATGAGCGGACCGGTCTTTAAGATCAAAGCCGATCCCCGCATCACCCACTTCGGGAAATTCCTGCGCAAATATTCGATCGACGAACTCCCCCAATTATTCAATATCCTTGCCGGCGATATGTCGCTGGTCGGGCCACGCCCGCCACTTCCGGCAGAGGTCTCCAAATTTCAGGGCTGGCAACGACGCAAACTCTCGGTCAAACCGGGGCTGACCTGTCTCTGGCAGGTGAATGGCCGGAATGCGATCGACTTTGAGGACTGGATGCGACTCGACCTTGAATATATCGATAACTGGTCGCTGATGTTGGACGCCAAGATACTCCTGAAGACCGTCCCGACAGTGTTGAAAGGGTCCGGCCATTGA
- a CDS encoding DedA family protein, which yields MEFLQSVIDVFLHLDQHLLEIIQTYGTWTYAILFAVIFCETGLVITPFLPGDSLLFAAGALAGAGAMRIEIIYPLLALASICGDSLNYTIGRKLGDRILKSNSKILKRKYVDKTQQFYDKYGAKTMVVARFVPIVRTFAPFMAGVGKMPVRKFALYIVIGAGLWVSSFVWIGYIFGQHPFVKEHFSLVALAIVAISVIPIAFEFVRHRFGKKTAEKES from the coding sequence ATGGAGTTTTTGCAGTCGGTCATCGACGTTTTCCTGCATCTCGACCAGCATCTGCTTGAGATCATCCAGACCTATGGGACCTGGACCTACGCCATTCTGTTCGCTGTCATTTTCTGCGAGACCGGACTGGTGATCACGCCGTTCCTTCCGGGAGATTCTCTTCTGTTTGCCGCTGGCGCACTGGCGGGAGCCGGGGCGATGCGGATCGAGATCATTTATCCGCTTTTGGCACTTGCCTCGATCTGTGGAGACTCGCTCAATTACACGATCGGCCGCAAACTGGGTGACCGGATTCTCAAGAGCAACAGTAAAATCCTCAAACGGAAGTATGTCGACAAAACTCAGCAGTTTTATGATAAGTACGGCGCCAAAACAATGGTCGTCGCACGCTTCGTCCCGATAGTCAGGACCTTCGCCCCGTTCATGGCCGGGGTCGGCAAAATGCCGGTACGCAAATTCGCCTTATATATAGTCATCGGCGCGGGCCTCTGGGTTTCGTCCTTTGTCTGGATCGGCTACATTTTTGGACAACATCCGTTCGTCAAAGAGCATTTCAGTCTGGTCGCGCTAGCGATTGTGGCGATCTCCGTGATTCCAATCGCATTCGAGTTTGTGCGGCATCGGTTCGGAAAGAAGACTGCGGAGAAAGAGAGCTGA
- the ispG gene encoding flavodoxin-dependent (E)-4-hydroxy-3-methylbut-2-enyl-diphosphate synthase encodes MDLQLTYPIKRRKSRAVKIGDVLIGGGFPIAIQSMTTTDTRDVDATVGQITQLFDAGCDIVRISVLNHQAGDCLKAIKDRVPNKPIVADIHFQYKLALKAIEAGFDKIRINPGNIGAEWKVREVTQAAKDKGVPIRIGVNSGSLPKDLLDQYGHDDPRAFVEAALREAAILEDMNFQDIVLSVKSTNVNIAFWSYHLLAQRCDYPLHIGITEAGILETGTIKSSVGIGAILLTGIGDTIRVSLAADPIHEPRVAKQILQSCALVNEGVEVIACPTCGRCQIDMIPLAESISAKTRHIKTPLKVAVMGCAVNGPGEAAAADVGIAGGAGKGILIKKGEIVARMDEADLERNLLDEIEAMTGEKIPR; translated from the coding sequence ATGGACTTACAACTCACTTACCCAATAAAGCGTCGCAAAAGCCGCGCTGTCAAGATTGGTGATGTCCTGATTGGGGGCGGTTTTCCGATTGCCATCCAGTCTATGACCACCACGGACACCCGCGATGTGGACGCGACAGTCGGCCAGATCACTCAACTCTTTGATGCCGGCTGCGATATTGTACGCATTTCCGTCCTCAACCACCAGGCAGGTGACTGCCTGAAAGCGATCAAGGACCGCGTCCCCAACAAGCCTATCGTCGCCGATATCCATTTCCAGTATAAGCTGGCGCTCAAAGCGATAGAGGCCGGTTTCGACAAGATCCGCATCAATCCGGGGAATATTGGCGCTGAGTGGAAAGTCCGCGAAGTTACCCAGGCGGCCAAAGATAAAGGAGTGCCGATCCGAATCGGCGTCAACTCCGGTTCACTCCCGAAAGACTTGCTCGACCAGTACGGCCACGATGATCCCCGCGCTTTTGTTGAGGCGGCCCTGCGCGAAGCTGCCATTCTCGAGGATATGAATTTTCAGGATATCGTTCTTTCGGTCAAGTCGACCAATGTGAATATCGCCTTTTGGTCGTACCATCTCCTGGCCCAGCGATGTGATTACCCGCTGCATATCGGCATTACCGAGGCGGGAATTCTGGAGACCGGCACGATCAAATCATCCGTCGGCATCGGAGCGATTCTTCTAACCGGCATAGGCGATACGATTCGCGTTTCCCTGGCGGCTGACCCGATCCATGAACCGCGTGTCGCCAAACAGATATTGCAGAGCTGCGCGCTGGTCAACGAAGGAGTCGAAGTGATCGCCTGTCCGACCTGCGGACGTTGCCAGATCGACATGATCCCGCTGGCTGAGTCAATCTCTGCCAAGACCCGCCATATCAAAACGCCGCTCAAAGTTGCGGTGATGGGGTGTGCGGTGAATGGCCCCGGTGAAGCTGCCGCGGCCGATGTCGGCATTGCCGGCGGCGCAGGGAAGGGGATCCTGATCAAAAAAGGGGAGATCGTCGCGCGGATGGATGAAGCCGATCTCGAGCGAAATCTGCTCGATGAGATCGAAGCCATGACCGGCGAAAAAATTCCGCGATAA
- a CDS encoding transporter, with product MDSLTNLLAGNHLLLLFMVIGLGYLIGSIKIFGFNLGVAAVLFVGMAFGAIDPRLQLPEYIYIIGLVLFVYAIGLQAGPGFFASFRSHGLRFSLLAVTLLGIGGLVSVLLWWLMDFSAPQTAGLFCGALTNTPALAATIEVIKSMAEQLPAGSAELFAAVPVVTYGLAYPFGVFGVILYFYIFTKLFKVDLAHEEAQRLQEAGEERIFSVTYRITNPAIIGRSIEKVLASFGHTGFVLSRIKRGNDIQVVQPTTIIQSNDLIVAVGSERGQEIARLLFGEEASEHIPEQRDDMSYRRVFVSNKAVIGKTIDEVRALEPFQGAITRLRRGDVEFVPTQSTILERGDRILVVSRREDADKVAEFFGDSIKSISEADYLSLSLGIVIGVFVGMIPFPLPNGMTFKLGFAGGPLVVGLILGRLERTGPIIWGMPFNANLVLRQIGLVFFLAAIGTRAGQGFGTTFHEGGWSLILAGGLITTTVTILTIYLGYRYLKLPMAAVMGMMSGMQTQPACLAYANQQSQNELPNIWYATVYPASMIAKIVLAQIIVSLLIMLS from the coding sequence ATGGATAGCCTGACCAATCTGCTGGCTGGCAATCACCTGTTGTTGTTATTCATGGTGATCGGCTTGGGATACTTGATCGGCTCGATCAAGATCTTTGGCTTTAATCTCGGCGTAGCCGCGGTCCTTTTTGTCGGCATGGCCTTCGGCGCTATTGACCCGCGCCTGCAACTCCCGGAATATATCTACATCATCGGTCTGGTGCTTTTCGTCTATGCGATCGGTCTGCAAGCCGGCCCAGGATTTTTTGCGTCCTTCCGCTCACACGGCCTTCGCTTTAGTCTGCTGGCAGTTACTCTGCTTGGCATTGGAGGGCTCGTCTCCGTTCTCCTCTGGTGGCTGATGGATTTCTCTGCCCCCCAGACCGCCGGTCTTTTCTGCGGTGCTTTGACCAATACACCCGCCCTTGCGGCTACCATTGAAGTCATCAAGTCGATGGCCGAGCAACTGCCGGCCGGTTCTGCCGAGCTGTTCGCCGCGGTGCCGGTGGTCACGTACGGCCTCGCGTATCCGTTCGGTGTGTTCGGCGTCATTCTCTACTTTTATATCTTCACCAAGCTGTTCAAAGTTGATCTGGCGCACGAAGAGGCCCAGCGGCTGCAGGAAGCCGGCGAAGAACGGATCTTCAGTGTCACTTATCGCATCACCAATCCGGCGATCATTGGACGCTCTATCGAGAAAGTCCTCGCGTCATTTGGCCATACCGGTTTTGTGTTGAGCCGTATCAAGCGTGGTAACGATATTCAGGTGGTTCAACCGACCACCATCATTCAATCCAATGACCTGATTGTAGCGGTCGGCTCAGAGCGTGGTCAGGAAATAGCCCGGCTCCTCTTTGGCGAAGAAGCCAGCGAGCATATTCCGGAACAGCGCGATGACATGAGCTACCGGCGCGTTTTTGTTTCGAATAAGGCGGTGATCGGCAAAACGATCGATGAGGTCCGCGCGCTGGAACCATTCCAGGGAGCGATCACCCGCTTACGTCGCGGCGATGTAGAATTTGTACCGACCCAATCGACTATTCTCGAACGCGGCGACCGTATTCTGGTAGTCTCGCGTCGCGAGGATGCCGACAAGGTGGCCGAGTTTTTCGGCGATTCGATCAAGTCGATCTCCGAAGCAGATTACCTTTCCCTCTCGCTTGGTATTGTGATCGGTGTGTTTGTCGGGATGATCCCGTTCCCTCTACCGAACGGCATGACTTTCAAGCTCGGCTTTGCGGGTGGACCACTGGTGGTCGGTTTGATTCTCGGACGTCTCGAGCGGACCGGCCCGATCATCTGGGGAATGCCGTTTAACGCCAACCTGGTGCTTCGCCAGATCGGCCTCGTCTTTTTCCTCGCGGCAATTGGTACCCGCGCCGGACAGGGATTTGGCACCACTTTCCACGAGGGAGGCTGGAGCCTGATCCTCGCTGGCGGCCTGATAACGACGACTGTGACCATACTGACAATTTATCTGGGGTATCGCTATCTGAAACTTCCGATGGCGGCCGTGATGGGGATGATGTCCGGGATGCAGACGCAGCCGGCCTGTCTCGCGTATGCAAATCAACAATCCCAGAATGAACTTCCGAATATCTGGTATGCGACTGTCTATCCGGCCTCAATGATCGCCAAGATCGTGTTGGCCCAGATCATTGTTTCACTGCTGATCATGCTCAGTTGA